The proteins below are encoded in one region of Paenibacillus albus:
- a CDS encoding copper amine oxidase N-terminal domain-containing protein, whose translation MKLNSFLKRSTAAMMIAGALTVSFAAAPPTGLATAKAESAIAPQQTKPIFVYFNSTQLSSSDATAIMKDGNLMLPLSLLGGIPGATFSFDTASQTIHASYDTHKGSLLLGEQSGTVDGQSMTFAGKAILLNKRIYVPAHFVVAAIGGTLIWDAKYRTASLFASQYVTANGKGGEYRLDGTTGALYFKVKGQSQKLIGKSIAKLNLGYIPMATMSVISIGKDSELITISHVHGEPLINDEEYTLFVKKGVIIHQMQAHYWQFSPRNIATAGDLAVMTDNRTVQLVNGDGLIVKSYSLPELAGLDANFDIEAVHSDYLLFRSTEGLLYIADFKSGKTTALYQALKLETKQLAPFYDGITFKEQDGNKLYFEITSNQDGHREILSYGIGGA comes from the coding sequence ATGAAGCTCAATTCCTTCCTTAAACGTTCTACAGCAGCGATGATGATCGCCGGAGCCCTAACCGTCAGCTTTGCCGCCGCGCCACCGACCGGATTAGCCACTGCCAAAGCCGAGTCTGCCATCGCGCCGCAGCAAACAAAACCGATCTTCGTCTACTTCAACAGCACGCAGCTGAGTTCCTCGGATGCGACAGCGATTATGAAGGACGGCAATCTGATGCTCCCGCTTAGCTTGCTCGGCGGTATCCCCGGTGCTACGTTCTCTTTTGACACCGCCAGTCAAACGATCCATGCCTCCTACGATACGCATAAGGGCAGCCTTCTGCTTGGTGAACAATCGGGCACAGTGGATGGTCAAAGCATGACTTTTGCAGGCAAAGCCATTCTCTTGAACAAGCGAATCTATGTCCCCGCTCACTTCGTGGTCGCTGCAATTGGCGGTACGCTCATATGGGACGCGAAATACCGCACTGCCTCCCTCTTCGCCTCGCAGTATGTTACAGCGAATGGCAAAGGCGGTGAGTACCGGCTTGATGGCACGACAGGCGCGCTTTATTTTAAAGTGAAGGGACAATCTCAGAAGCTGATCGGCAAGAGCATCGCCAAGCTGAATCTCGGCTACATTCCGATGGCGACGATGAGCGTCATCTCGATCGGCAAAGACAGCGAGCTGATTACGATCAGCCACGTGCACGGGGAACCGTTAATCAATGACGAAGAGTACACCTTGTTCGTGAAGAAAGGCGTAATCATCCATCAGATGCAAGCGCACTATTGGCAGTTCTCGCCTCGAAATATTGCAACGGCGGGCGACCTAGCCGTCATGACAGATAACCGCACTGTACAGCTCGTGAACGGCGACGGCCTCATTGTCAAAAGCTATTCACTTCCGGAGCTCGCAGGGCTCGATGCTAACTTCGATATCGAAGCCGTACATAGCGACTATTTGCTGTTCCGCTCAACGGAGGGTCTGCTGTACATCGCCGATTTCAAATCCGGCAAGACGACGGCTCTCTATCAAGCGCTCAAGCTCGAGACGAAGCAGCTCGCTCCTTTCTATGACGGGATCACGTTCAAGGAGCAGGACGGGAACAAGCTCTACTTTGAAATCACGTCCAATCAAGATGGCCATCGGGAAATTCTCTCCTATGGGATTGGTGGCGCGTAG
- the glpK gene encoding glycerol kinase GlpK: MEKGEYILALDEGTTSCRAILFDRQGRAAASAQREFASVFPQAGWVEQDADEIWRTQLAVMREAASSVSAAQISAIGITNQRETLVVWDAETGEPLHQAIVWQCRRTSAMCESLKAEGWEAEVRARTGLVLDPYFTGTKLKWLLDEVPGLREKAEAGRVLVGTIDTWLIWKLTEGAVHATDVSNASRTMLFNIHTLAWDEEILARLGIPAVMLPEVKPSSGIFGYTRLLDGDGEGTATEMTPPAGIPIAGVAGDQQAALFGQGCFESGMAKNTYGTGCFLLTNTGESPIASEKGLLTTIAWQMDGKTTYALEGSVFTAGSVIQWLRDGLGLIAHASESEALAASVADTLGVYVVPAFTGLGTPYWNADARGMITGLTRGATSAHLVRAALESIAYQTADVLGTMAAESGLRLKELRVDGGAVANSLLMQFQADLLGVSVIRPVMLETTALGAAFLAGLGVGFWSGTDELRALWELDRTFVPERDEAWRAGVYGGWQKAVGYQL, encoded by the coding sequence ATGGAGAAGGGCGAGTATATATTGGCGCTGGATGAGGGGACAACGTCCTGCAGAGCGATTTTGTTCGATCGGCAGGGGAGGGCGGCTGCCTCCGCGCAACGGGAATTTGCTTCGGTGTTTCCGCAGGCCGGCTGGGTCGAGCAGGACGCGGATGAAATATGGCGCACGCAGCTTGCGGTCATGCGCGAAGCGGCAAGCAGCGTGTCCGCCGCGCAGATTAGCGCGATCGGCATTACGAATCAGCGTGAAACGCTGGTCGTTTGGGATGCAGAGACAGGCGAGCCGCTGCACCAGGCCATTGTGTGGCAGTGCCGCCGGACGAGCGCGATGTGCGAGTCGCTGAAGGCGGAGGGCTGGGAAGCCGAAGTCCGTGCGCGGACGGGGCTTGTCCTTGACCCGTATTTCACGGGGACGAAGCTGAAGTGGCTGCTCGATGAGGTGCCGGGGCTTCGCGAGAAAGCGGAGGCTGGGCGCGTACTTGTCGGTACGATCGATACCTGGCTGATCTGGAAGCTGACAGAAGGCGCGGTCCATGCAACGGATGTGTCCAATGCATCGCGGACGATGCTGTTCAATATTCACACGTTGGCGTGGGACGAAGAGATATTGGCTAGGCTGGGGATTCCGGCTGTGATGCTGCCGGAGGTGAAGCCGTCGAGTGGGATTTTTGGCTATACGCGGCTGCTTGATGGGGATGGGGAAGGTACAGCAACAGAAATGACACCTCCCGCGGGAATCCCGATCGCCGGCGTCGCGGGTGACCAACAGGCAGCATTGTTCGGCCAGGGATGCTTTGAATCGGGAATGGCGAAGAATACATATGGGACGGGCTGTTTCCTGCTGACGAATACCGGTGAGTCGCCGATTGCGTCAGAGAAGGGGCTGCTTACGACAATCGCATGGCAGATGGACGGCAAGACTACCTATGCGCTGGAGGGCAGCGTCTTCACGGCGGGCTCCGTCATCCAATGGCTGCGCGACGGGCTTGGCCTGATCGCCCATGCATCCGAGAGCGAAGCGCTGGCAGCTTCGGTTGCGGATACGCTCGGCGTATATGTTGTCCCGGCGTTCACGGGACTGGGTACGCCTTATTGGAATGCCGATGCTCGCGGCATGATCACGGGCTTGACGCGCGGCGCTACTTCCGCGCATCTGGTGCGCGCGGCGCTCGAGTCCATCGCGTATCAAACCGCGGATGTGCTCGGCACGATGGCCGCAGAATCCGGCCTGCGGCTGAAGGAACTGCGGGTCGACGGCGGCGCGGTCGCGAACAGCCTGCTCATGCAGTTCCAGGCGGACCTGCTCGGCGTATCCGTCATCCGCCCGGTCATGCTGGAGACGACCGCACTCGGCGCGGCGTTCCTCGCCGGCCTCGGCGTCGGCTTCTGGAGCGGGACGGATGAGCTCCGCGCTTTGTGGGAGCTTGACCGTACTTTCGTCCCGGAGCGGGACGAAGCCTGGCGCGCCGGCGTATACGGCGGCTGGCAGAAGGCGGTTGGTTATCAGCTGTAG
- a CDS encoding cyclodeaminase/cyclohydrolase family protein → MTTVSWDDSLRSFLERAASADPTPGGGSAAAVAAALGTAMSAMASHLTQGDKFAEAQHLIAPALDQLARLSAECEELLAADIRAFDHYMAALKLPRATTDEKLLRKSILHDATISAIEVPLRLMRVCRSGLQSTHSIAACTNPHVISDLGIGAILLEAAAQSALLTVQINLSALGNDNEQRSELEIEANALITDIGQIKNRTLAVVRDRI, encoded by the coding sequence ATGACAACGGTATCCTGGGATGATTCTTTGCGAAGCTTTCTAGAGCGAGCGGCGAGCGCCGATCCAACGCCCGGCGGCGGAAGTGCCGCTGCGGTTGCCGCCGCGCTCGGCACGGCTATGTCAGCGATGGCCAGTCATCTGACGCAGGGCGACAAATTCGCAGAGGCGCAGCACCTCATCGCACCGGCGCTCGATCAGCTAGCCCGGCTATCCGCAGAATGCGAGGAGCTGCTTGCGGCAGATATCCGCGCCTTCGATCACTATATGGCAGCGCTGAAGCTCCCGCGTGCCACAACCGATGAGAAGCTACTACGCAAGTCCATTCTTCATGACGCAACGATCAGCGCCATCGAGGTTCCTCTTCGCTTGATGCGGGTATGCCGCTCCGGTCTGCAATCGACCCACAGCATCGCCGCCTGCACGAATCCGCATGTCATTTCGGATCTTGGCATCGGAGCGATTTTGCTTGAAGCAGCAGCTCAGTCAGCGTTACTGACGGTGCAAATCAACTTGTCTGCGCTCGGGAACGATAACGAGCAGCGCAGTGAGCTCGAGATAGAGGCGAACGCATTAATCACCGATATCGGGCAAATAAAAAACCGGACATTAGCTGTCGTTCGCGACAGAATCTAA
- a CDS encoding glycerol-3-phosphate dehydrogenase/oxidase — translation MNEPFSASARTMYLERMASELLDVLIIGGGITGAGIAWDASRRGLQAGLVEMGDYAQGTSSRSTKLVHGGLRYLKQGEVRLVAEVGRERALLHKHAPHVVIPAPMLMPVYKGGTFGYFASSIGLYIYDRLARVKHAERRRMYRREQTEALEPLLKTEGLRGSGHYYEYRTDDARLTLEVMKTAHRHGASIVNYAKAEEMLYRDGVICGARVKDTRSGKSYDIYARKIVNAAGPWADHVRSMDGKVEGKRLMLTKGVHLVVDYAKLPVKQAIYIDVHDGRMIFIIPRDGKTYFGTTDTFYQDDPGDVIATRADRDYLLTAVNAAFPTAALTSADIESSWAGVRPLIHEDGKSPSEISRKDEIFVSDKGLITIAGGKLTGFRKMAEKVVDLVAAEIREGTGRKFGGCTTHEEVLSGGDYSGYPTFEAMCEALLLEGERQGVPEEAMSGWVTRYGSNTPKLLARYTEYERAEAKEQRAAASAGAGLPVAAAREDAGADGARDAGGTGGVGGADGTGGSGSGSAAGAGRRITVAVGRAEALNHARQEWALRAELDYAVEEEMICSAVDFLLRRTGMILFDRRRAEKLTGAVVRLLGQRFGWNEEKRRTELTRVQAELHAAAAFPAMT, via the coding sequence ATGAACGAACCTTTCTCGGCCTCGGCACGAACGATGTATTTGGAACGAATGGCATCTGAACTACTGGATGTGCTTATCATTGGTGGGGGCATCACAGGGGCGGGCATCGCGTGGGATGCTTCGCGGCGCGGGCTGCAGGCGGGGCTCGTTGAGATGGGCGACTACGCGCAAGGTACGAGCAGTCGTTCGACGAAGCTTGTGCATGGCGGACTGCGTTATCTGAAGCAGGGCGAAGTAAGGCTTGTTGCTGAGGTCGGTAGGGAGCGGGCGCTGCTGCACAAGCATGCGCCGCATGTTGTTATCCCTGCGCCAATGCTGATGCCGGTGTACAAAGGCGGCACCTTCGGCTACTTCGCTTCTTCTATCGGTTTATATATTTATGATCGGCTGGCGAGAGTGAAGCACGCGGAGCGGCGGCGGATGTATCGGCGCGAGCAGACGGAAGCGCTGGAGCCGTTATTAAAGACAGAGGGTCTTCGGGGCAGCGGCCATTACTACGAGTATCGGACGGATGATGCGCGGCTGACGCTGGAAGTGATGAAGACGGCGCATCGCCATGGCGCTTCCATTGTGAATTATGCCAAGGCAGAGGAGATGCTTTACCGGGACGGCGTCATTTGCGGAGCAAGGGTGAAGGACACTCGCAGCGGGAAGAGCTATGACATCTACGCGCGCAAAATCGTCAATGCGGCAGGGCCGTGGGCCGATCATGTTCGCAGCATGGATGGCAAGGTAGAGGGGAAGCGGCTTATGCTGACCAAAGGCGTTCATCTTGTGGTAGACTATGCCAAGCTGCCTGTAAAACAAGCGATTTATATAGATGTTCATGATGGTAGAATGATCTTCATTATCCCGCGTGACGGGAAGACTTATTTTGGAACGACGGATACGTTCTATCAAGACGATCCGGGCGATGTTATTGCGACGCGCGCTGACCGCGATTATTTATTGACGGCGGTAAACGCGGCTTTTCCGACAGCTGCTCTGACAAGCGCAGATATTGAGTCAAGCTGGGCAGGAGTTCGGCCGCTCATTCACGAAGACGGGAAGAGTCCGTCGGAAATTTCGCGCAAGGATGAGATCTTCGTATCGGACAAAGGCCTTATTACCATTGCAGGCGGGAAGCTGACCGGTTTTCGCAAAATGGCGGAGAAGGTCGTGGATCTCGTCGCAGCGGAAATTCGGGAGGGAACCGGACGGAAGTTCGGCGGCTGTACGACGCATGAAGAGGTGCTCTCCGGCGGGGACTACAGCGGCTATCCGACCTTTGAGGCGATGTGCGAAGCGCTGCTTCTGGAGGGAGAGCGCCAAGGCGTGCCGGAGGAAGCGATGAGCGGCTGGGTGACGCGCTATGGCAGCAATACGCCGAAGCTTCTGGCGCGATATACGGAATATGAACGCGCGGAGGCCAAAGAGCAAAGGGCTGCTGCCTCTGCTGGAGCAGGCCTGCCTGTTGCGGCTGCGCGTGAGGATGCTGGAGCTGATGGAGCTCGTGACGCTGGCGGAACAGGTGGAGTTGGTGGTGCTGATGGTACCGGCGGGTCGGGCAGCGGTAGTGCCGCAGGTGCGGGGCGTCGGATCACTGTCGCAGTTGGTCGCGCGGAGGCCTTGAATCATGCTCGGCAGGAGTGGGCGCTGCGTGCGGAGCTTGATTATGCGGTGGAAGAGGAAATGATATGCAGCGCGGTGGATTTCTTGCTGCGACGCACGGGGATGATTCTATTCGACCGAAGGCGTGCAGAGAAGTTGACAGGCGCGGTCGTGCGGCTGCTTGGACAGCGGTTCGGCTGGAATGAGGAGAAGCGGCGGACGGAGCTTACGCGTGTGCAGGCAGAGCTGCATGCGGCGGCGGCTTTTCCGGCTATGACGTGA
- a CDS encoding prenyltransferase/squalene oxidase repeat-containing protein, which produces MSVSIDRARQFVYANGLLWEQALFSYLFDGGSIERLHSCLLNYKNADGGWGHGLEHDIKCPDSHPLALEFLLNINRDTGVPITPLLEGTVEWVERNREADGSLRDPESLMKYPLAPWWSGGGQSKPDSITGNLIRLGICSDELKASTAQWASDHLNVTQIEENEWLFMAYHAFDYYVNTPATPEHAQHREAAIANIVACASKAEPKQYSSYFSFAAAPDSPVAQATPPELVNKFLDHLASSQREDGGWDDEHGLKHWQAYMTTVVLNTLRNYGRL; this is translated from the coding sequence ATGTCGGTATCTATTGATAGGGCAAGACAATTCGTATATGCAAACGGGCTATTGTGGGAGCAGGCATTATTCAGTTATTTATTTGACGGCGGCTCCATAGAGCGCCTGCATAGCTGCCTGTTGAACTATAAGAACGCGGACGGAGGCTGGGGGCACGGCCTTGAGCATGATATCAAATGTCCGGACTCGCATCCGCTTGCGCTAGAGTTTCTGCTGAATATTAACAGAGACACCGGAGTGCCTATAACGCCGTTGCTTGAGGGCACAGTCGAATGGGTAGAGCGCAATCGCGAAGCGGACGGCTCCTTGCGGGACCCGGAATCGCTGATGAAATACCCGCTCGCGCCGTGGTGGAGCGGAGGCGGGCAGTCAAAGCCGGATTCGATTACCGGGAACTTGATTCGGCTGGGGATTTGTTCGGATGAGCTGAAGGCGTCTACGGCTCAGTGGGCAAGCGATCACTTGAATGTAACGCAAATCGAGGAGAATGAATGGCTGTTCATGGCTTACCACGCCTTCGATTACTACGTGAATACGCCAGCGACACCAGAGCATGCGCAGCATAGGGAAGCGGCGATTGCGAACATCGTCGCTTGCGCTTCGAAAGCGGAGCCGAAGCAGTACTCTTCGTACTTCTCTTTCGCCGCCGCGCCGGATTCCCCCGTTGCGCAAGCAACGCCGCCAGAGCTTGTGAATAAGTTCCTTGACCACCTCGCATCCTCGCAGCGCGAGGATGGAGGCTGGGATGACGAGCATGGACTGAAGCATTGGCAAGCCTATATGACGACAGTTGTGCTGAACACGCTGCGTAACTACGGAAGGCTGTAG
- a CDS encoding ArsR/SmtB family transcription factor — protein MRLHILELLAVQPMNIKELAAALGLSSAIVTMHAKKLEKGGLIETKLVRRSGGTHKICSLAEGQVEITIPQTAEQKRECHEVSVPVGHYTSFDIHPTCGLATSEHMIGQFDDPRYFHDPQRMHAQILWFGKGYVEYRIPNYVLLGQSLEEIEISFEIGSEAPGVRADWPSDIHFFLNNTQLGMWTSPGDSGEGQGKLNPAWWSVKLNQYGWLKIIRITKDGTYLDGQRMSDVKLDDIVMSRNDWQLRLAVPEEAEHVGGLTIYGEAFGNYNQSIVFRTYRAASGSHE, from the coding sequence GTGAGATTGCACATCCTGGAGCTGCTCGCGGTGCAGCCGATGAATATAAAAGAACTTGCTGCGGCGCTTGGCCTAAGCAGTGCAATCGTGACGATGCATGCGAAGAAGCTGGAGAAAGGCGGGCTTATAGAGACGAAGCTCGTTCGGCGAAGCGGCGGCACGCATAAGATTTGCTCGCTAGCAGAAGGGCAAGTCGAGATTACGATTCCGCAAACTGCCGAACAGAAGAGGGAGTGTCATGAGGTTTCGGTGCCGGTTGGTCACTACACAAGCTTCGATATTCATCCGACCTGCGGCCTTGCTACAAGCGAGCATATGATTGGGCAGTTCGACGACCCTCGCTACTTCCACGATCCGCAGCGAATGCATGCGCAAATTCTTTGGTTCGGCAAAGGCTACGTGGAGTACCGAATCCCGAATTACGTGCTGCTTGGTCAGTCGTTGGAGGAGATCGAGATTTCGTTTGAGATTGGCTCCGAAGCTCCCGGCGTAAGGGCGGATTGGCCGTCCGACATTCATTTCTTCCTCAACAATACGCAGCTTGGCATGTGGACAAGTCCTGGCGACTCAGGCGAAGGGCAGGGCAAGCTGAATCCTGCGTGGTGGAGCGTGAAGCTGAATCAATATGGATGGCTCAAGATCATTCGTATTACGAAAGACGGAACCTACCTCGACGGTCAGCGCATGTCAGACGTGAAGCTGGATGATATCGTCATGTCCCGCAATGACTGGCAGCTGCGACTTGCAGTTCCTGAAGAAGCCGAGCATGTTGGCGGTCTAACCATCTACGGAGAAGCGTTTGGAAACTACAATCAGTCTATTGTATTTCGCACCTATCGTGCTGCTAGCGGAAGCCATGAATAG
- a CDS encoding TRM11 family SAM-dependent methyltransferase, producing MISDKNIDPSRSPFIRGKLAIQLIADDAAGIAAQVGEAVALEGRTFKVSFVGSDVPVDFDRQRAIEKEIGWQIVGQAEMRQPDRLFGVAIVDGRYLFGEFEKSEALWLKHNEKPQPYSTALSTRVARAVVNIAAPVITAELRVIDPCCGIGTVLIEALSMGIDIVGYDLNPLALRGARVNLAHFGMPDVVRKADMTQLQLQEPSASGAQPYDAAIIDLPYNLCSVLPSEERLAMLQSARRLAARVVIVTTETIDEDIAAARLAITDRCVVRKGKFERQVIVCRHA from the coding sequence GTGATTTCAGATAAAAATATCGATCCGAGCAGAAGTCCTTTTATCCGGGGGAAGCTTGCTATACAGCTAATAGCTGACGATGCGGCTGGTATCGCTGCACAGGTGGGAGAGGCTGTGGCGCTTGAGGGACGAACGTTTAAGGTCTCCTTCGTCGGCAGTGATGTTCCAGTTGATTTCGACCGTCAGCGGGCGATCGAGAAGGAGATTGGCTGGCAAATCGTTGGCCAGGCTGAGATGCGCCAGCCTGATCGGTTGTTCGGTGTCGCCATCGTAGACGGGCGTTACCTGTTCGGGGAATTCGAGAAGAGCGAAGCGCTCTGGCTGAAGCACAATGAGAAGCCGCAGCCGTATTCGACGGCGCTAAGCACACGGGTTGCACGGGCGGTCGTGAACATTGCGGCACCTGTTATTACGGCGGAGCTGCGGGTTATCGATCCGTGCTGCGGTATTGGCACGGTCCTCATTGAGGCGCTGTCGATGGGGATCGATATCGTGGGCTATGACTTGAATCCGCTCGCGCTGCGAGGAGCCCGCGTCAATCTCGCTCACTTCGGCATGCCGGACGTCGTGCGCAAAGCGGACATGACGCAGCTGCAGCTGCAAGAACCGTCAGCTTCCGGTGCCCAACCTTACGATGCGGCCATTATCGACTTGCCGTACAATCTATGCTCGGTACTGCCGTCCGAGGAGCGGCTTGCCATGCTGCAGAGCGCCCGCCGCTTGGCGGCGCGGGTCGTCATCGTTACCACGGAGACGATTGACGAAGATATCGCCGCGGCGCGCCTTGCCATCACGGACCGCTGCGTCGTCCGCAAAGGCAAATTCGAGCGGCAGGTTATCGTTTGCCGGCACGCTTAA
- the arfA gene encoding arabinosylfuranosidase ArfA, with amino-acid sequence MQAKLIVDKDFTIGEVDKRIYGSFIEHLGRAVYGGIYEPGHPSADEQGFRGDVMELIRGIDVPIVRYPGGNFVSGYNWEDGVGPVELRPRRLELAWRTVEPNLFGLGEFVDWCRKAGTAPMMAVNLGTRGPEEARQLVEYSNHPSGTYWSDLRVQHGYKAPHAIKTWCLGNEMDGPWQIGAKTAEEYGRIAAETAKVMKWVDPSIELVACGSSALGMPTFPEWERTVLDLSYNEVDYISLHQYYGNRDKDSANFLAQSMGMDAFIGSVIATCDYIQAKKRSKKKLHLSFDEWNVWYHSNEADSRIEPWSVAPPQLEDVYNHEDALLVGSMLISMLKRADRVKMACMAQLVNVIAPIMTETGGGAWKQTIYYPYMHTSIFGRGTVLVPLVESPKYDAKDYTDVPYLDAIAVHNAEAGEVTVFAVNRHLSESLPLSVDLRSFGSFRLIEHIVLESDDLKAANTKAAPDRVAPHTRGNAVVESSGSGLAASLGKASWNVIRVKLG; translated from the coding sequence ATGCAAGCGAAACTGATTGTGGATAAAGATTTTACGATTGGTGAGGTCGATAAGCGGATTTATGGCTCTTTTATCGAGCATTTGGGACGCGCCGTATATGGCGGTATCTATGAACCGGGACATCCTTCTGCGGATGAGCAAGGATTTCGCGGCGATGTGATGGAGCTGATTCGCGGCATCGACGTGCCGATCGTGCGCTACCCTGGGGGCAACTTCGTGTCCGGCTACAATTGGGAGGATGGGGTTGGTCCGGTAGAGCTGCGGCCTAGACGGCTGGAGCTCGCATGGCGGACGGTGGAGCCGAACCTGTTTGGGCTTGGCGAATTCGTGGATTGGTGCCGCAAAGCGGGTACGGCTCCGATGATGGCTGTCAACCTGGGCACACGCGGTCCAGAAGAAGCGCGGCAGCTAGTCGAGTACTCGAACCATCCATCCGGCACGTATTGGAGCGATCTTCGCGTCCAGCACGGATATAAAGCTCCGCATGCCATTAAGACGTGGTGCCTTGGCAACGAAATGGACGGCCCATGGCAGATCGGCGCCAAGACGGCGGAAGAATATGGACGTATCGCCGCCGAAACGGCAAAGGTGATGAAATGGGTCGATCCGAGCATCGAGCTGGTCGCCTGCGGAAGCTCCGCGCTTGGCATGCCTACTTTCCCGGAATGGGAACGCACGGTGCTGGACCTAAGCTACAACGAGGTGGATTATATTTCGCTGCATCAGTATTATGGCAACCGCGATAAGGATTCAGCGAATTTCCTGGCGCAATCGATGGGCATGGATGCTTTTATCGGCTCCGTCATCGCGACTTGCGACTACATTCAGGCGAAGAAACGCAGCAAGAAGAAGCTCCACCTCTCCTTCGACGAGTGGAATGTCTGGTACCACTCCAATGAGGCAGATTCCCGCATCGAGCCGTGGTCGGTCGCTCCGCCGCAGCTTGAGGATGTGTACAATCACGAGGACGCGCTGCTTGTCGGCAGCATGCTCATCAGCATGCTGAAACGTGCGGATCGGGTCAAAATGGCGTGTATGGCGCAGCTCGTCAACGTCATCGCTCCGATTATGACGGAGACCGGCGGCGGTGCGTGGAAGCAGACGATTTATTACCCGTACATGCATACTAGTATTTTTGGCCGCGGCACGGTGCTCGTTCCGCTGGTAGAATCGCCGAAATATGATGCAAAAGATTACACGGACGTCCCTTACCTGGACGCAATCGCGGTGCACAACGCCGAGGCCGGCGAGGTTACGGTGTTTGCCGTGAACCGCCACTTGAGCGAATCGCTGCCGCTGTCGGTCGATCTGCGCAGCTTCGGCAGCTTCCGTCTGATCGAGCATATCGTGCTCGAGTCGGACGATTTGAAGGCGGCCAACACGAAGGCCGCGCCGGATCGCGTCGCGCCGCACACGCGCGGCAACGCCGTGGTCGAGAGCAGCGGCAGCGGACTCGCCGCCTCGCTAGGCAAGGCGTCGTGGAACGTGATCCGCGTGAAGCTGGGGTAG
- a CDS encoding bifunctional 5,10-methylenetetrahydrofolate dehydrogenase/5,10-methenyltetrahydrofolate cyclohydrolase produces the protein MARLLKAKEAADLVYAGIRERVSEHQRNGVQPRLATLLIEGDPASAYYAKSKQRMAEKLGIAFDLHDLPADISADELIRLIHSLNTDARIHGMMLELPLPKHLSATNIAARISPLKDIDGVTPANKLATLTGEAGLYPATPQACIELLRHYGYPLEGRNVTLIGRGQTVGLPLFHLLQREQATVTVCHSRTPDIASHLRYADIAIVAAGRPGIINREMVQPNPKLIVIDAGINETADGSIIGDAAADVCEAATAVSPVPGGVGTLTTAVLFRNLMDAIQLQHQATREENNQ, from the coding sequence ATGGCACGACTGCTCAAGGCAAAAGAAGCGGCAGACCTCGTCTACGCCGGCATCCGGGAGCGCGTATCGGAGCATCAGAGGAATGGAGTCCAGCCGCGTTTGGCGACACTGCTTATTGAAGGGGATCCGGCATCGGCTTATTATGCCAAGTCCAAGCAGCGCATGGCCGAGAAGCTAGGCATCGCCTTCGACCTCCATGACCTCCCAGCTGACATTTCGGCGGATGAGCTGATCCGGTTAATCCACAGCTTGAACACGGACGCGCGCATTCACGGCATGATGCTGGAGCTGCCTCTGCCGAAGCATCTGTCTGCGACGAACATCGCAGCCCGCATCTCGCCGCTCAAAGATATCGATGGCGTCACTCCTGCCAATAAGCTGGCGACGCTAACGGGGGAAGCAGGCCTCTACCCAGCAACGCCGCAGGCCTGCATAGAACTGCTTCGGCACTACGGCTATCCGCTTGAAGGCCGCAATGTAACCTTGATCGGCCGTGGCCAAACGGTCGGACTGCCGCTCTTTCACCTGCTGCAGCGCGAACAGGCAACGGTCACCGTCTGCCATTCGCGCACACCAGATATCGCTTCGCATCTGCGCTATGCGGATATTGCCATCGTCGCCGCCGGCAGGCCGGGCATTATCAATCGCGAGATGGTGCAGCCGAATCCGAAGCTCATCGTCATTGATGCCGGTATCAATGAAACGGCTGACGGCTCCATCATTGGCGACGCCGCCGCTGATGTGTGCGAAGCAGCGACAGCTGTATCGCCGGTTCCTGGCGGTGTCGGCACGCTGACGACCGCGGTGCTTTTCCGCAATCTGATGGATGCCATTCAGCTTCAACATCAAGCAACAAGAGAGGAGAATAACCAATGA
- a CDS encoding VOC family protein — MTTSKSFSFGGIDHIQLAAPPGCEEAARHFYAGVLGWSELAKPVELQKRGGVWFQCGSHQVHIGVQQHFVPALKAHPAFLVNQLDALRSYLTEAGINVIDDDARSAESIRRFYVSDPFGNRLEFMEYIAL; from the coding sequence TTGACCACGTCAAAATCATTCTCTTTCGGCGGAATTGACCACATTCAGCTTGCCGCACCACCAGGCTGCGAAGAAGCGGCAAGGCACTTTTACGCCGGAGTCCTTGGCTGGTCCGAGCTTGCTAAGCCGGTTGAGCTGCAGAAGCGTGGCGGTGTCTGGTTTCAATGCGGTTCGCATCAGGTGCATATTGGCGTACAACAGCATTTTGTCCCAGCATTGAAGGCACATCCCGCCTTCCTCGTTAACCAGCTTGATGCGCTGCGCAGCTACCTCACTGAAGCAGGTATCAACGTCATCGACGATGATGCACGGAGTGCGGAGTCCATTCGCCGCTTCTATGTTAGCGACCCCTTCGGCAACCGGCTTGAATTTATGGAATACATCGCACTGTAA